The following DNA comes from Holophagaceae bacterium.
GTGCATCTATGAGCGAAAACAGACCACCGATGAATGGCACTTGTTGTGCGAGGGTGAAGATGAAGCGACGCTTAACAAAAGAATCCATTAGAGATGGTACGTCCCCATTCAATTTGACTATTTTAATTTTACAGATCTTCTTGCCAACTGTTTGCCCATACCTTAGTAGTAAAGTTCCATTAATCGCCAAATCCAACATGGTTCCGATAAGTACAACACCAATCGTTAGTAATATTCCACTTAACCCAGGAACCGGCACTAAGAATTTGAACCCAAATAGTGCATAGAAACCCCACATTAGAAATATCATTGGAATTACTAGGATAAAACCATCCAACATGCTTGCGCCGAGGCGTGTTCCCCGATCAGCGAGGACTGGTAGATCTTGGGACAGATCAGGTGTTGATGAGAGGTCCGATTCCGGTGGTGCGTATGGATTAAACTCATTCATGGTTTGCTCCTGGGATGGCTGATTTGAGGAAGGCGCAATTGTTTGGTGGCGCCTGGCGAAATTGATTATGCGACCCGACCCTGTCGGATCGGCTTGAACGACGTGGTAGGCCGCATGGGCAACAGCCATGATGAAAGCGTATTTCCGGCACTGGCTCCGACATTCAGGACTTCTTCAGCCGTTGCAGCTCCTTCTGTGCCCATTTGTGGGAGGGCCTGAGGCTCAGTGTTATTTCGAGTTCCTTGATCGCTTCTGAATGGCGCCCCTGCTTGTCATACAGGTAGGCGAGGTTTGCATGGGCGCTTGCAAGGCCGGGAGAAAACCCTTCAGGGCTTTGCGACAGATAGGTCCGAAGGAATGGTTCCGCCCGGCCCTGGGACCCCGTATCGAGGATGCTTTCACCGGCGTAGAAATAGGGCGCGAGGTTGTCAGGAAAGATCTTGCGGGCCTGGACGAGACAGACCTCCAATTCGGTCCACTTCCCCTGCTTAGCCAGCGAATAAGCCAGGTTTGCGTGGAATTCGATCGCCTTTGGATGGTTTTCAAGGGCCTTCCTGCAAAGGGTGGCGATGGTGTCTAGGGGTTCCGGTTTCTGGCGCTTCAGGCTGGTGATCCAGAAACTGTAGGCTTTGGCGCAGGCAGGATCTTTGGCGAGGGCTTGCTGGACCAAGGATTTCGCCCCATCCAAATCCTTGCCGCGGAATGCAGCTTTGGCCTGTAGCACAAGCCCGGCCGACGGCTGGATGTTCGTGAATCGTTGCGCCAATTCCTTGGCTTTGGAATTGCTCCCCCCGGCAATGGCTGGGGCGCCCATGAAAAACTGGAGCAGGGATTCTGTGGCTTCTTCGCTTGCTGGGTTCACAGCCAGCGCCGATTCCAATGCCTTCTTCCACTCCTTGGACAAGGGCAGCATTTTCAGCATGCTATCGGTCTCATCCAGAACCGCCCTGGCCGCCACGCCATGCTGGATGTGGAGTTCGGCGTCCGTGCTTTTGAACGCCACGGCCTTCCGGGCCAAATCCAATGCTGCCGGCGGGTCGCCGTAGGCCAATTTCAACCTGGACATCCAGAGTAGGGCGTAGGGATCTTCTGGTTTAGCCCGATACCAGCCCTCTATGCGTGGCCGAAGCTGCTTCCAGCGGCCTTCCTCCCGCAGGCTCTCGAAGGTTGGTTCCTGAGCCATCAAGATTGGCGTTGCAAGCAGGGCAGAGAGGAGAAGGGATTGTTTGCGCATTCATTCCTCATGCAAGGGACGCAGCCTGACGAACAAAGTCGACGGGTCCGACCGAGAGCCGGTGATTTACAGCATGTGGCGGGCCTGGGGTGGGGAACTACCCGGTCTTCAATGGCCCGGCGACCTTGTGATCCCAGACGGAAATGCTTGCGTGCCGACGAGCTCGAATGAGCGCGGCGGGGTTCCCTCCGCAAAGAAGTGCTTCCCCATGCCCAACAGGACCGGATAGACGGCCAGCAGGACTTCATCCGCAAGCCCATGTTCGAGCAGCGTCGATGTCAGCGTCGAGCTGCCCGAGAGGACAAGGTCCGGGCCGTTCTGCGACTTGATGCGGCGTATGTCCTCGATGATGTCCGGTCCAAGGCCCTCGAACGGTCCCCATTCAAGGCTTTCCGGGCGGTGGGTAGCGATATATTTTGTCGCCGCATTGAGGACGTCCGCCATCGGACTGCTCGGCGCCTTTGGCCAGAAGCCCGACCAGATATCGTAGGTGCGGCGGCCAAGCAGCAGATCGAAGCTCCCGCCATACGCCGCGAGCATTGCATCCCGGCCAGCAGGGGACCGATAGGGCGCCGTCCAGTCGCTGTAGGGAAAATCGCCGTCATCGGCGGAATGCTGGATCACACCATCAAGCGAGATGTGTTCGATAATTTTGAGCTTTCTCATTTAAGTATCCGTCTTCTTAAGTTGGAGTTTCTTAGGATACCGTCATCCTTGCTTGGCCCGCTGAAAGCATCGTGAGCGCCGAACAAATGAAGCTAACCTGCCCGGCCGTGAGCCGAAGGTTTAAAGCATGGTGGCAGCAACCCAC
Coding sequences within:
- a CDS encoding RDD family protein, which translates into the protein MNEFNPYAPPESDLSSTPDLSQDLPVLADRGTRLGASMLDGFILVIPMIFLMWGFYALFGFKFLVPVPGLSGILLTIGVVLIGTMLDLAINGTLLLRYGQTVGKKICKIKIVKLNGDVPSLMDSFVKRRFIFTLAQQVPFIGGLFSLIDALMIFRKSCRCLHDEIAGTIVVKA
- a CDS encoding tetratricopeptide repeat protein codes for the protein MRKQSLLLSALLATPILMAQEPTFESLREEGRWKQLRPRIEGWYRAKPEDPYALLWMSRLKLAYGDPPAALDLARKAVAFKSTDAELHIQHGVAARAVLDETDSMLKMLPLSKEWKKALESALAVNPASEEATESLLQFFMGAPAIAGGSNSKAKELAQRFTNIQPSAGLVLQAKAAFRGKDLDGAKSLVQQALAKDPACAKAYSFWITSLKRQKPEPLDTIATLCRKALENHPKAIEFHANLAYSLAKQGKWTELEVCLVQARKIFPDNLAPYFYAGESILDTGSQGRAEPFLRTYLSQSPEGFSPGLASAHANLAYLYDKQGRHSEAIKELEITLSLRPSHKWAQKELQRLKKS
- a CDS encoding dihydrofolate reductase family protein, with protein sequence MRKLKIIEHISLDGVIQHSADDGDFPYSDWTAPYRSPAGRDAMLAAYGGSFDLLLGRRTYDIWSGFWPKAPSSPMADVLNAATKYIATHRPESLEWGPFEGLGPDIIEDIRRIKSQNGPDLVLSGSSTLTSTLLEHGLADEVLLAVYPVLLGMGKHFFAEGTPPRSFELVGTQAFPSGITRSPGH